One part of the Phaenicophaeus curvirostris isolate KB17595 chromosome 2, BPBGC_Pcur_1.0, whole genome shotgun sequence genome encodes these proteins:
- the CALHM4 gene encoding calcium homeostasis modulator protein 4 produces MAFFPKWLTFLKGKEVVLANAVIAILTIGGQQLFSFFTFSCPCHVGQNLIYGLAFLGVPALILLIVGYALNNQTWRLVTGKSSPLREETTLNRLLQCKLICFVLCSITGRALVAPVTWLAVTLINGSYYVCAMSEYISVNYYEPNLNVSASEHRRILAAFPCSQLVPPELTRARDEVILLLRYQSQVAGWFLIAVVVITVFLSYCLASCFSPLSFLHFRYWSSYVHNEQELFDEATEQHSRLYAMQHVRKFFGFVPGSENVKEIRIPSLREWQAISGLAFLKQVDEEHYDYSLLHDWALKESADEKYLKIDVNPVIGTQL; encoded by the exons ATGGCTTTCTTTCCGAAGTGGTTAACTTTTctaaaaggcaaagaggttgtTCTTGCTAATGCTGTAATTGCAATATTGACAATTGGTGGGCAGcaacttttctcattttttacgTTCAGCTGCCCTTGTCATGTTGGGCAAAACCTTATCTACGGGCTGGCTTTCCTAGGAGTTCCTGCACTGATCCTTCTGATTGTTGGCTATGCCCTGAATAACCAGACTTGGAGGCTGGTTACAGGCAAAAGTTCTCCTCTTCGGGAAGAGACTACTCTGAACCGATTACTGCAATGCAAGCTGATCTGCTTTGTCTTGTGCAGCATCACTGGGAGAGCCCTAGTTGCTCCAGTAACATGGCTTGCAGTCACCCTGATAAATGGTTCATATTATGTCTGTGCTATGAGTGAGTACATCTCTGTGAATTATTATGAACCTAATCTTAATGTTAGTGCTAGTGAACATAGAAGGATATTGGCTGCATTTCCATGCAGTCAGTTAGTTCCTCCAGAGCTGACCCGGGCAAGAGATGAAGTGATTCTTCTACTTCGATACCAGTCACAA gTGGCTGGCTGGTTTCTCATCGCTGTAGTAGTCATCACTGTCTTCCTGTCTTACTGCCTAGCAAGTTGTTTTTCCCCACTGagctttctgcatttcagaTATTGGAGCAGCTATGTCCACAACGAGCAGGAGCTCTTTGATGAAGCAACAGAACAGCACTCCAGGCTCTATGCCATGCAGCATGTAAGAAAGTTCTTTGGCTTTGTCCCAGGGAGTGAAAATGTAAAGGAAATCCGTATCCCATCTCTCAGAGAGTGGCAAGCCATTTCTGGATTGGCCTTTCTAAAACAAGTGGATGAGGAACACTATGACTACAGCCTCCTCCATGACTGGGCGCTCAAGGAGTCTGCAGATGAAAAATACCTGAAGATTGATGTAAATCCTGTGATCGGAACACAGCTCTGA